The Macaca fascicularis isolate 582-1 chromosome 1, T2T-MFA8v1.1 genome includes a window with the following:
- the IVL gene encoding involucrin yields MSQQHTLPVTLSPALSQELLKTVPPPVNTQQEQMKQPTPLPPPCQKVSVELPVEVPLKQEEKHVTIVKGVPEQECEQQQQEPQKQELQQQHWEQHEEHQKAENPEQQLKQEKAQKDQQLKEQLEEEKKLLDKQLDQELVKRDEQLGMKKEQLLELPEQQQGHLKHLEQQEGQLELPEQQEGQLKHLEQQEGQLKHLEHQEGQLELPEQQEGQLKHLEQQEGQLKHLEHQEVQLDLPEQQVGQLKHMEQQVEQLKHLEQQEEQLEHLEQQKGQLEHLEQQKGQLEHLEQQEGQVEHLEQQEGQLKHLEEEKGQLKHLEQQEGQLELPEQQVGQLKHLEQQEEHLEHLEQQKGQLEQQEGQLEHLEQQEGQLKHLEEQKGQLKHLEQQEGQLELPEQQVGQPKHLEQKEKQLELPEQKEGQLKHLEKQEAQLELPEQQVAQPKHLEQQEKHLEHPEQQEGQLKHLEQQEGQLEQPMFAPAPGQIQDIQPALPTKGEVFLPVEQQQQQKQEVQWPLKHK; encoded by the coding sequence ATGTCCCAGCAACACACACTGCCAGTGAccctctcccctgccctcagTCAGGAGCTCCTCAAGACTGTTCCTCCTCCAGTCAATACCCAGCAGGAGCAAATGAAGCAGCCAACTCCACTGCCTCCCCCGTGCCAGAAGGTGTCTGTCGAGCTCCCAGTGGAGGTCCCATTAAAGCAAGAGGAAAAGCACGTGACTATTGTAAAGGGAGTGCCTGAGCAAGAAtgtgagcagcagcagcaggagccacAGAAGCAGGAGCTGCAGCAACAGCACTGGGAACAGCATGAGGAACATCAGAAAGCAGAAAACCCAGAGCAGCAGCTTAAGCAGGAGAAAGCACAAAAGGATCAGCAGCTAAAGGAACAgctggaagaagagaagaagctCTTAGACAAGCAACTGGATCAAGAGCTAGTCAAGAGAGATGAGCAACTGGGAATGAAGAAAGAGCAACTGTTGGAGCTCCCAGAGCAGCAGCAGGGGCACCTGAAACACCTGGAGCAGCAGGAGGGGCAACTGGAGCTCCCAGAGCAGCAGGAGGGACAGCTGAAGCACCTGGAGCAGCAGGAGGGGCAGCTGAAGCATCTGGAACACCAGGAGGGGCAGCTGGAGCTCCCAGAGCAGCAGGAGGGACAGCTGAAGCACCTGGAGCAGCAGGAGGGGCAGCTGAAGCATCTGGAACACCAGGAGGTGCAGCTGGACCTCCCAGAGCAACAGGTGGGGCAGTTGAAGCATATGGAGCAGCAGGTGGAGCAGCTGAAGCACCTGGAGCAGCAGGAGGAGCAGCTGGAGCATCTGGAGCAGCAGAAGGGGCAGCTGGAGCATCTGGAGCAGCAGAAGGGGCAGCTGGAGCACCTGGAGCAGCAGGAGGGGCAGGTGGAGCACCTGGAGCAGCAGGAGGGGCAGCTGAAGCACCtagaggaggagaaggggcagTTGAAGCATCTGGAGCAGCAGGAGGGGCAACTGGAGCTCCCAGAGCAGCAGGTGGGGCAGCTGAAGCACCTGGAGCAGCAGGAGGAGCATCTGGAGCATCTGGAGCAGCAGAAGGGGCAGCTGGAGCAGCAAGAGGGGCAGCTGGAGCACCTGGAGCAGCAGGAGGGGCAGCTGAAGCACCTAGAGGAGCAGAAGGGGCAGTTGAAGCATCTGGAGCAGCAGGAGGGGCAACTGGAGCTCCCAGAGCAGCAGGTGGGGCAGCCAAAGCACCTGgagcagaaggagaagcagctggaGCTCCCAGAGCAGAAAGAGGGACAGCTGAAGCACCTGGAGAAGCAGGAGGCACAGCTGGAGCTCCCAGAGCAGCAGGTGGCACAGCCAAAGCACCTGGAGCAACAGGAAAAGCATCTAGAGCACCCAGAGCAGCAGGAGGGACAACTAAAACATCTGGAGCAGCAGGAGGGGCAGCTGGAGCAGCCCATGTTTGCCCCAGCTCCAGGCCAGATCCAAGACATccaaccagccctgcccacaaaGGGAGAAGTATTTCTTCCTGTagagcagcaacagcagcagaagcaggaggTGCAATGGCCACTCAAACATAAATAA